In Ureibacillus thermophilus, the genomic stretch AGAAAGCCCTCTCCCCTTTTCTGAAAGAATGTGCTAAATTTTTAACTACTAGCTGTTTTACTAAAAGAACATGATTTCGAAGTTTCGACACAGGCTTTGAGGATTGCCTCCCAGTATGGTCATCCGAAAGTAGAATCGATTAGAGGTATACGAGAGCCAATTCAACCGAAAAAACACGTTCCAGATATGCCGGAAGCCATCCGAGGAGTAAGGCATTATGACCGCCTATTCGAATCCCAAGGAGATGTGGCATCATGGAACAAATGATTAAGGAATATGCCAAAAGACTAAAATTAAGCTGGATTCCAGCCAATTACCATACCATCCATGCGGAAACAAATGAGGAATTTTTACTGAAGCTGTTTGAACGAGAAGTGCAGCATCGAGATGAGAGAAGGATAAATTTACTACTAAAACAGGCGACATTGCCGAAAATTCCAAATAAACCTTATGATTGGCGGGAGATTCAACTAGCCCCAAGCATCACAAAAGATTATATTTTAGAAGGTGAGTTTACGAAAAATCAGGAAAACCTTATCTTCTATGGCGGAGTGGGAACCGGTAAAACATTCCTTTCCAC encodes the following:
- a CDS encoding ATP-binding protein — translated: MEQMIKEYAKRLKLSWIPANYHTIHAETNEEFLLKLFEREVQHRDERRINLLLKQATLPKIPNKPYDWREIQLAPSITKDYILEGEFTKNQENLIFYGGVGTGKTFLSTVRP